One region of Brassica napus cultivar Da-Ae chromosome A10, Da-Ae, whole genome shotgun sequence genomic DNA includes:
- the LOC106416069 gene encoding magnesium dechelatase SGRL, chloroplastic isoform X2: MASHILPYYHNPILFYPNRKFIGHHPRFCSKLLRTRIRVPRSSAISDGGISHNTLVSKAVRLLVPQANFDSSKLKVEFLGETLETKASGGIITPRTYILSHCDFTANLTLTISNIINLDQLEGWYQRDDVVAEWKKVNDEMRLHIHCCVSGLSVLQDVAAELRYHIFSKELPLGLKVVIYGDSVMFRENPELMNAYVWVYFHSSTPKYNRIECWGPLKDAAKIGNHQGFLSSNTSSRKLIQPKSIFHTLFTFLL; encoded by the exons ATGGCTTCTCACATCCTTCCTTATTACCACAATCCAATTCTGTTTTATCCCAATCGAAAATTCATCGGCCACCATCCCCGTTTCTGCAGCAAGCTCCTGAGGACAAGAATTAGGGTTCCTCGAAGCTCAGCCATTAGCGACGGTGGCATCTCCCACAATACTTTAGTTTCCAAG GCTGTAAGGCTTTTAGTTCCACAAGCAAACTTTGATTCCTCAAAGCTCAAAGTGGAGTTCTTAGGGGAGACATTGGAGACTAAAGCTAGCGGAGGGATTATAACACCTCGCACATATATTCTTTCACACTGTGACTTCACCGCTAACTTGACCTTAACCATCTCAAACATCATCAACCTGGATCAACTAGAAGGCTGGTACCAGAGAGACGATGTGGTTGCTGAGTGGAAGAAGGTGAACGACGAGATGCGGTTACATATTCATTGTTGTGTTAGTGGGCTTAGTGTATTGCAGGATGTGGCTGCAGAGCTTAGGTATCACATATTCTCCAAGGAACTGCCTTTG GGGCTAAAAGTTGTGATCTATGGAGATTCAGTCATGTTTAGAGAGAACCCTGAGCTAATGAATGCTTATGTATGGGTTTATTTCCATTCAAGCACACCTAAATACAATCGGATTGAGTGTTGGGGACCTCTCAAGGACGCTGCAAAG ATTGGCAATCATCAAGGCTTCTTGAGTTCAAATACTTCTTCGAGGAAACTGATTCAGCCTAAGTCTATTTTTCATACCCTGTTTACATTTCTTCTGTGA
- the LOC106416069 gene encoding magnesium dechelatase SGRL, chloroplastic isoform X1, which translates to MASHILPYYHNPILFYPNRKFIGHHPRFCSKLLRTRIRVPRSSAISDGGISHNTLVSKAVRLLVPQANFDSSKLKVEFLGETLETKASGGIITPRTYILSHCDFTANLTLTISNIINLDQLEGWYQRDDVVAEWKKVNDEMRLHIHCCVSGLSVLQDVAAELRYHIFSKELPLGLKVVIYGDSVMFRENPELMNAYVWVYFHSSTPKYNRIECWGPLKDAAKGKQIGNHQGFLSSNTSSRKLIQPKSIFHTLFTFLL; encoded by the exons ATGGCTTCTCACATCCTTCCTTATTACCACAATCCAATTCTGTTTTATCCCAATCGAAAATTCATCGGCCACCATCCCCGTTTCTGCAGCAAGCTCCTGAGGACAAGAATTAGGGTTCCTCGAAGCTCAGCCATTAGCGACGGTGGCATCTCCCACAATACTTTAGTTTCCAAG GCTGTAAGGCTTTTAGTTCCACAAGCAAACTTTGATTCCTCAAAGCTCAAAGTGGAGTTCTTAGGGGAGACATTGGAGACTAAAGCTAGCGGAGGGATTATAACACCTCGCACATATATTCTTTCACACTGTGACTTCACCGCTAACTTGACCTTAACCATCTCAAACATCATCAACCTGGATCAACTAGAAGGCTGGTACCAGAGAGACGATGTGGTTGCTGAGTGGAAGAAGGTGAACGACGAGATGCGGTTACATATTCATTGTTGTGTTAGTGGGCTTAGTGTATTGCAGGATGTGGCTGCAGAGCTTAGGTATCACATATTCTCCAAGGAACTGCCTTTG GGGCTAAAAGTTGTGATCTATGGAGATTCAGTCATGTTTAGAGAGAACCCTGAGCTAATGAATGCTTATGTATGGGTTTATTTCCATTCAAGCACACCTAAATACAATCGGATTGAGTGTTGGGGACCTCTCAAGGACGCTGCAAAG GGAAAGCAGATTGGCAATCATCAAGGCTTCTTGAGTTCAAATACTTCTTCGAGGAAACTGATTCAGCCTAAGTCTATTTTTCATACCCTGTTTACATTTCTTCTGTGA